In the Quercus lobata isolate SW786 chromosome 5, ValleyOak3.0 Primary Assembly, whole genome shotgun sequence genome, one interval contains:
- the LOC115992274 gene encoding protein NO VEIN-LIKE-like, translating into MEKVDRAVTNARRNIIAAGDSVTAWKVSQDTLLILNLDSWSSLGFPMQEVPSLHRLMLTEGKINAFIHCFVGVQRVTTLYDLEVAICKNEGVDNFEKLELGPLLRHPLVLHYFSLKSDATEVFKITGEEVFCFLWKYIHRKKKKQSQNNESVEVEESLDGKKKKKKKKKKNKYINNIQVDKFLNFIAKRRSVASKEELCIRIQNLGMHVSAIQKAMSPQTAILKKPVDATSISQRVESFSSAQKDFRGKNIRFASSSSNDDEDSDDSKDANLPSQNVASSDRVTSCP; encoded by the exons ATGGAGAAGGTGGACCGCGCTGTCACTAACGCTAGACGCAACATAATTGCGGCCGGAGATAGTGTGACGGCATGGAAAGTGTCTCAGGATACACTGCTCATCCTCAATCTCGACTCTTGGTCCTCTCTTGGCTTTCCCATGCAGGAGGTCCCCAGTCTTCACCGCCTTATGCTCACTGAAGGGAAG ATAAATGCATTTATCCATTGCTTTGTTGGGGTTCAAAGAGTTACTACATTGTATGATTTGGAAGTAGCGATCTGTAAGAATGAAGGCGTAGATAACTTCGAAAAGCTTGAATTGGGGCCTTTGTTGCGACACCCACTTGTCTTGCACTATTTTTCACTCAAATCTGATGCCACTGAAGTTTTTAAAATAACCGGTGAGGAGGTATTTTGTTTCCTTTGGAAGTATATAcataggaagaagaagaagcagagtcAGAATAATGAGAGTGTTGAAGTTGAAGAGTCTTTGgatgggaagaagaagaagaagaagaagaagaagaagaataagtatATTAACAATATTCAAGTtgataagtttttgaattttattgctaaGAGGCGTTCCGTTGCAAGCAAGGAAGAACTTTGTATACGAATTCAAAACTTGGGGATGCATGTTTCTGCTATTCAAAAAGCCATGAGCCCACAGACTGCTATTTTAAAGAAACCTGTAGATGCTACTTCTATTTCTCAGCGTGTCGAATCATTCTCCTCTGCACAGAAGGATTTTCGTGGCAAGAACATTAGATTTGCTTCATCAAGCTCCAATGACGATGAAGATAGTGATGATTCTAAGGATGCTAACTTGCCATCACAAAATGTTGCAAGTTCTGACCGAGTGACTAGCTGTCCTTAG